A window from Pseudomonas frederiksbergensis encodes these proteins:
- the secD gene encoding protein translocase subunit SecD, with protein sequence MLNKYPLWKYILILAVLAVGLIYSAPNLYPDDPAIQVSGASTSLQVNQADLDRVSAALKESGINVKAATLAENGKGGLIRLTKAEDQLPAKDVVRKALGDDYVVALNLAQTTPQWLRSLAAHPMKLGLDLSGGVHFLLEVDMDKALDARLKVYEGDVKSLLRKEKLRYRSLPQLNGAIQLGFTDEAAREQARALIRKSFNDFDIVPADLNGQPVLRLAMTPAKLAEIREYSIKQNLTTVRNRVNELGVAEPIVQRQGANRIVVELPGVQDTAEAKRILGKTANLEFRLAAEPGASKATSETFEFREGNRPPAQIERGLIITGDQVTDAKAGFGEQGTPEVNIRLDGHGGELMSRATRSNVGRSMAVIFIEQRPVTSYVKQVVNGVEKEVPVQTFKEEKKIISLATIQSPLGAQFRITGLNGQGESSELALLLRAGGLAAPMYFAEERTIGPSLGADNIVKGIDASLWGMLFVSLFIIAIYRFFGIIATVALAVNMVLLLALMSLLGATLTLPGIAGIVLTMGMAVDANVLIFSRIREEIAAGMSVQRAINEGFGRAFTAILDANLTTLLVGGILFAMGTGPVKGFAVTMSLGIFTSMFTAIMVTRAMVNLIFGGRDFKKLWI encoded by the coding sequence ATGCTGAACAAATACCCTCTGTGGAAATACATTCTGATCCTGGCGGTGCTAGCGGTCGGTCTGATTTATTCCGCTCCCAATCTATATCCTGATGACCCGGCCATTCAGGTCAGCGGTGCAAGCACTTCGCTGCAGGTCAATCAGGCTGATCTGGATCGTGTGAGCGCAGCGCTCAAGGAATCCGGGATCAACGTCAAGGCTGCCACCCTGGCGGAAAACGGCAAGGGCGGTCTGATTCGTCTGACCAAGGCTGAAGACCAGCTACCTGCCAAAGACGTCGTGCGCAAGGCATTGGGTGATGACTACGTCGTTGCACTGAACCTGGCACAAACCACCCCGCAATGGCTGCGCAGCCTGGCCGCGCACCCGATGAAGCTGGGTCTGGACTTGTCCGGTGGCGTGCACTTCCTGCTGGAAGTGGATATGGACAAAGCCCTCGACGCTCGCTTGAAAGTGTACGAAGGCGATGTGAAGAGCCTGTTGCGTAAAGAGAAACTGCGCTATCGCAGCCTGCCGCAACTCAACGGTGCCATTCAGCTGGGCTTCACTGATGAAGCAGCCCGCGAACAAGCCCGTGCGCTGATCCGCAAGAGCTTCAACGATTTCGATATTGTTCCGGCCGACCTCAATGGCCAACCGGTACTGCGTCTGGCGATGACCCCGGCCAAGCTGGCGGAAATCCGTGAATACTCCATCAAGCAGAACTTGACCACGGTACGTAACCGCGTCAACGAGCTGGGTGTTGCCGAGCCAATCGTTCAGCGCCAGGGCGCCAACCGCATCGTGGTTGAGCTGCCGGGCGTGCAGGACACCGCCGAAGCCAAGCGTATCCTCGGCAAGACGGCCAACCTTGAGTTCCGTCTGGCTGCCGAGCCAGGCGCTTCGAAAGCCACTTCCGAAACCTTCGAGTTCCGTGAAGGCAATCGTCCGCCCGCACAGATCGAGCGTGGCTTGATCATCACGGGCGACCAGGTGACTGACGCCAAGGCTGGCTTCGGCGAGCAAGGCACGCCGGAAGTGAACATCCGTCTGGATGGCCACGGTGGCGAGCTGATGAGTCGTGCGACTCGCAGCAACGTCGGTCGCAGCATGGCCGTGATCTTTATCGAGCAGCGTCCGGTTACCTCTTACGTCAAGCAAGTGGTTAACGGCGTCGAGAAAGAAGTGCCGGTCCAGACGTTCAAGGAAGAGAAAAAGATCATCAGTCTGGCGACCATCCAGTCGCCGCTGGGTGCTCAATTCCGCATCACCGGCCTGAACGGTCAGGGCGAGTCGTCCGAACTGGCGCTGCTGCTGCGTGCCGGTGGTCTGGCTGCACCAATGTACTTCGCTGAAGAGCGCACCATTGGCCCAAGCCTGGGTGCCGACAACATCGTCAAAGGTATCGATGCATCGCTGTGGGGCATGCTGTTTGTCTCGCTGTTCATCATCGCCATCTACCGCTTCTTCGGCATCATCGCCACCGTCGCGCTGGCGGTGAACATGGTGCTGCTGCTGGCCCTGATGTCGCTGCTGGGTGCAACGCTGACCCTGCCGGGTATCGCCGGTATCGTGTTGACCATGGGTATGGCCGTCGACGCCAACGTTCTGATCTTCTCGCGGATACGTGAAGAGATCGCGGCGGGCATGAGCGTGCAACGGGCAATCAACGAAGGCTTCGGCCGGGCATTCACCGCGATTCTCGACGCCAACCTGACAACCTTGTTGGTCGGCGGGATTCTCTTTGCAATGGGCACCGGCCCGGTCAAGGGCTTCGCAGTGACCATGTCCCTCGGGATCTTTACCTCGATGTTCACGGCCATCATGGTGACCCGCGCGATGGTCAACCTGATCTTCGGCGGTCGTGACTTCAAGAAGTTGTGGATTTAA
- the secF gene encoding protein translocase subunit SecF: MLRTINFMGVRNFAFGVTLFLTALALFSVATKGMNWGLDFTGGTLIELTYERPADVTKVREQLVTSGYNDAVVQSFGATTDLLVRMPGEDPQLGHQVAEALLKVGGDNPATVKRVEFVGPQVGEELRDQGGLGMLMALGGILIYLAFRFQWKFAVGAIVSLIHDVIVTIGILSFFQITFDLTVLAAVLAIIGYSLNDTIVVFDRVRENFRVLRKATLIENINISTTQTLLRTMATSISTLLAIAALLFFGGDNLFGFSIALFVGVLAGTYSSIYIANVVLIWLNLSTEDLIPAVATDKEVDDRP; encoded by the coding sequence ATGTTACGTACAATCAACTTCATGGGCGTTCGCAACTTTGCGTTCGGCGTCACATTGTTCCTCACGGCACTGGCATTGTTCAGTGTCGCCACCAAGGGCATGAACTGGGGCCTGGACTTCACCGGCGGTACGCTCATCGAGCTGACCTACGAGCGTCCGGCCGACGTCACCAAGGTGCGTGAGCAGCTGGTTACATCGGGTTATAACGATGCGGTCGTTCAGAGCTTCGGTGCCACTACCGATTTGCTGGTGCGTATGCCGGGTGAAGACCCGCAGTTGGGTCATCAAGTGGCAGAAGCGCTGTTGAAAGTCGGCGGCGATAACCCGGCAACGGTCAAGCGCGTTGAGTTCGTCGGCCCTCAGGTCGGTGAAGAACTGCGCGACCAGGGCGGCCTCGGCATGCTGATGGCGCTCGGCGGTATCCTGATCTACCTGGCTTTCCGCTTTCAGTGGAAGTTCGCAGTCGGTGCCATCGTTTCGTTGATTCACGACGTGATCGTGACCATCGGTATCCTGTCGTTCTTCCAGATCACCTTCGACCTGACGGTGTTGGCGGCGGTGCTGGCGATTATCGGTTACTCGCTCAACGACACCATCGTGGTGTTCGACCGGGTTCGTGAGAACTTCCGCGTACTGCGCAAGGCGACCCTGATCGAGAACATCAACATCTCGACCACGCAAACCCTGCTGCGGACCATGGCGACGTCGATCTCCACCTTGCTGGCGATCGCGGCCCTGTTGTTCTTTGGTGGCGATAACCTGTTCGGCTTCTCTATCGCGCTGTTTGTCGGTGTATTGGCGGGTACCTACTCGTCGATCTACATCGCCAACGTCGTGCTGATCTGGCTGAACCTGAGCACCGAGGATCTGATCCCGGCAGTGGCTACCGACAAGGAAGTCGACGACCGCCCATAA
- a CDS encoding glycine zipper 2TM domain-containing protein, whose product MNKSMLVGAVLGAVGVTAGGAVATYKLVNSGPEYAQVLAVEPVKTQIKTPREVCKDVAVTRQAPVKDQHQIAGTVVGALAGGLLGNQIGGGTGKKIATVAGAVGGGYAGNKVQEGMQERDTYTTTQTRCNTVHDISDKVVGYDVRYSLDGKEGKVRMDRDPGNQIPVDKDGKLVLSQNEPAPAQ is encoded by the coding sequence GTGAACAAGTCGATGCTGGTTGGTGCAGTATTGGGTGCTGTCGGTGTAACAGCCGGAGGTGCTGTTGCCACCTACAAGCTGGTTAATAGCGGCCCTGAATATGCGCAAGTTCTAGCCGTTGAACCGGTCAAGACGCAAATCAAGACGCCACGTGAAGTGTGCAAGGACGTAGCGGTTACCCGGCAAGCGCCGGTGAAAGATCAACACCAGATCGCCGGTACGGTGGTTGGTGCGCTGGCGGGTGGTCTGTTGGGTAATCAGATCGGCGGCGGTACTGGCAAGAAAATCGCCACAGTGGCCGGTGCGGTCGGCGGCGGTTATGCGGGTAACAAGGTGCAAGAAGGCATGCAGGAGCGTGACACCTACACCACGACTCAAACCCGCTGTAACACGGTGCATGACATCAGCGACAAGGTTGTAGGTTACGACGTGCGTTATTCGCTGGATGGCAAGGAAGGCAAAGTGCGGATGGATCGCGATCCGGGCAACCAGATTCCGGTCGACAAGGACGGTAAATTGGTCCTGTCGCAGAACGAGCCGGCTCCAGCTCAATAA
- the suhB gene encoding inositol-phosphate phosphatase, with translation MQPMLNIALRAARSASELIFRSIERLDTIKVDEKDAKDYVSEVDRAAEQKIIDALRKAYPNHSIMGEETGMHAGTGIEGEEYLWIIDPLDGTTNFLRGIPHFAVSIACKYRGRLEHAVVLDPVRQEEFTASRGRGAQLNGRRLRVSGRTSLDGALLGTGFPFRDDQMDNLDNYLGMFRALVGQTAGIRRAGSASLDLAYVAAGRFDAFWESGLSEWDMAAGALLIQEAGGLVSDFTGGHDFLEKGHVVAGNTKCFKAVLTAIQPHLPASLKR, from the coding sequence ATGCAGCCCATGCTGAATATCGCGCTGCGCGCCGCCCGCAGCGCCAGTGAATTGATCTTCCGCTCCATCGAGCGCCTGGATACCATCAAGGTCGACGAAAAAGACGCCAAGGATTACGTATCCGAGGTGGATCGCGCCGCTGAGCAAAAAATCATCGACGCGCTGCGCAAGGCCTACCCGAATCACTCGATCATGGGTGAAGAAACCGGCATGCACGCCGGCACCGGGATCGAAGGCGAAGAGTACCTGTGGATCATCGACCCACTGGACGGCACCACCAACTTCCTGCGCGGCATTCCTCACTTCGCTGTCAGCATCGCCTGCAAATACCGCGGTCGCCTGGAACACGCTGTGGTTCTGGACCCGGTTCGCCAGGAAGAATTCACCGCCAGCCGTGGTCGCGGCGCTCAACTGAACGGTCGTCGTCTGCGCGTCAGCGGCCGCACCAGCCTGGACGGCGCCCTGCTGGGTACCGGCTTCCCGTTCCGCGATGACCAAATGGACAACCTCGACAACTACCTGGGCATGTTCCGCGCCCTGGTTGGCCAGACTGCCGGCATCCGCCGCGCTGGCTCGGCAAGCCTGGACCTGGCTTACGTAGCGGCCGGCCGTTTCGACGCCTTCTGGGAGTCGGGCCTGTCCGAGTGGGACATGGCTGCAGGCGCCCTGCTGATCCAGGAAGCAGGCGGCTTGGTGAGCGACTTCACCGGTGGTCACGACTTCCTTGAGAAAGGCCATGTCGTTGCCGGTAACACCAAATGCTTCAAAGCAGTACTGACGGCCATCCAGCCGCACCTGCCGGCCTCGCTGAAACGCTAA
- the trmJ gene encoding tRNA (cytosine(32)/uridine(32)-2'-O)-methyltransferase TrmJ: MLQNIRVVLVNTSHPGNIGGAARAMKNMGLSRLVLVEPRLFPHHEADARASGAGDILENAQVVATLEDALVGCNLVLGTSARDRRIPWPLLDPRECGVKVVEEAAQGAEIALVFGREDSGLTNEELQRCHYHVHIPSDPEFSSLNLGAAVQVLSYEVRMSWLAAQGQPSKVEKEEVASVKSAELATMDELERFYEHLEQTLVAIEFLDPEKPRHLMARLRRLYGRSSVSRAEMNILRGILTETQKAARGELLKRKD; the protein is encoded by the coding sequence TTGCTGCAAAACATTCGTGTCGTCCTGGTCAATACCAGCCACCCCGGGAATATCGGCGGTGCTGCGCGTGCCATGAAGAACATGGGCCTGTCGCGGCTGGTGCTGGTCGAACCGCGGTTGTTCCCGCACCACGAGGCCGATGCTCGTGCTTCCGGTGCCGGTGACATCCTTGAAAACGCGCAAGTCGTCGCCACCTTGGAAGATGCCTTGGTCGGCTGCAATCTGGTGCTCGGCACCAGCGCCCGTGACCGTCGCATTCCCTGGCCGTTGCTCGATCCCCGCGAATGCGGGGTGAAAGTGGTCGAGGAGGCAGCGCAGGGTGCCGAGATTGCCTTGGTCTTTGGTCGAGAAGATTCCGGCCTGACCAATGAAGAGCTGCAGCGATGTCATTATCACGTGCACATCCCATCAGACCCTGAGTTCAGTTCGCTGAACCTTGGGGCGGCGGTTCAGGTGTTGAGTTATGAAGTGCGCATGTCCTGGCTGGCGGCCCAAGGCCAGCCGAGCAAGGTCGAGAAGGAAGAAGTGGCCTCCGTCAAAAGCGCTGAGCTGGCGACCATGGATGAGCTGGAGCGATTCTATGAACACCTGGAGCAAACCCTGGTGGCCATTGAGTTCCTCGATCCGGAAAAGCCGCGGCACTTGATGGCGCGCCTGCGCCGGTTGTACGGACGCAGCTCGGTCAGCCGGGCGGAAATGAATATATTGCGTGGCATCCTCACGGAAACCCAGAAAGCGGCCCGTGGTGAGCTTCTTAAGCGGAAGGATTAA
- the cysE gene encoding serine O-acetyltransferase — translation MFERLREDIQSVFHRDPAARNAFEVLTCYPGMHAIWIHRLSSALWGMGWKWLARLVSNFGRWLTGIEIHPGAKVGRRFFIDHGMGIVIGETAEIGNDVTLYQGVTLGGTSWNKGKRHPTLEDGVVVGAGAKVLGPFTVGAGAKVGSNAVVTKAVPPGATVVGIPGRIIVKSDEEQDAKRKAMAEKIGFDAYGVGEDMPDPVARAINQLLDHLQAVDGRLEGMCGALKDLGSNYCAKDLPELREEDFACVKDKDQSQAS, via the coding sequence ATGTTCGAGCGTTTGCGTGAAGATATCCAGAGTGTTTTCCATCGTGATCCGGCAGCGCGCAACGCCTTTGAAGTTCTGACGTGCTACCCGGGCATGCACGCCATCTGGATCCACCGCTTGTCGTCAGCCCTGTGGGGCATGGGCTGGAAGTGGCTGGCGCGACTGGTGTCGAACTTCGGTCGCTGGTTGACCGGGATCGAAATCCATCCAGGTGCCAAGGTCGGTCGTCGCTTCTTTATCGACCATGGCATGGGCATCGTCATCGGTGAAACTGCTGAGATCGGCAATGACGTCACCCTTTATCAGGGCGTGACCCTCGGCGGCACCAGCTGGAACAAGGGCAAGCGCCACCCGACGCTTGAAGATGGCGTAGTGGTCGGGGCAGGGGCCAAGGTGCTTGGCCCGTTTACGGTCGGTGCTGGCGCCAAGGTTGGTTCCAATGCCGTGGTCACCAAGGCGGTCCCACCCGGGGCGACAGTGGTGGGGATTCCGGGCCGGATCATCGTCAAGTCCGATGAAGAGCAGGACGCCAAGCGCAAGGCCATGGCTGAGAAGATCGGTTTCGATGCCTATGGGGTGGGTGAAGACATGCCGGACCCGGTGGCGCGCGCCATCAATCAGTTGCTCGATCATTTGCAGGCGGTTGACGGGCGCCTGGAGGGGATGTGCGGGGCGCTGAAAGACCTGGGCAGTAATTACTGTGCGAAAGATCTGCCTGAGCTGCGCGAAGAAGACTTTGCCTGTGTGAAGGACAAGGATCAGAGCCAGGCCAGCTAA
- the iscR gene encoding Fe-S cluster assembly transcriptional regulator IscR, with protein MRLTTKGRYAVTAMLDLALHAQHGPVSLADISERQGISLSYLEQLFAKLRRSNLVSSVRGPGGGYQLSRDMQGIQVAQVIDAVNESVDATKCQGQGDCHQGDTCLTHHLWCDLSLQIHEFLSGISLADLVTRREVQEVAQRQDQRRCNSKAPRLDKIEASAVE; from the coding sequence ATGCGACTGACTACAAAAGGCCGATACGCCGTGACCGCCATGCTTGACCTGGCGTTGCACGCGCAGCACGGGCCGGTGTCCCTGGCCGATATCTCCGAGCGCCAAGGCATCTCCCTGTCCTACCTCGAACAGCTCTTCGCCAAATTGCGCCGCAGCAATCTGGTGTCCAGCGTCCGTGGTCCGGGCGGCGGCTATCAGCTGTCGCGCGACATGCAGGGTATCCAGGTCGCCCAGGTGATCGATGCGGTGAACGAATCGGTCGATGCCACCAAATGCCAGGGCCAGGGTGATTGCCATCAAGGCGACACCTGTCTGACCCACCACTTGTGGTGCGATCTGAGCCTGCAGATTCACGAATTTCTCAGCGGTATCAGCTTGGCTGACCTTGTCACTCGCCGTGAGGTACAAGAAGTAGCCCAGCGTCAGGATCAGCGCCGTTGCAACAGCAAGGCGCCACGCCTGGACAAGATTGAAGCGTCCGCCGTCGAATGA
- a CDS encoding IscS subfamily cysteine desulfurase — translation MKLPIYLDYSATTPVDPRVAQKMSECLLVDGNFGNPASRSHVFGWKAEESVENARRQVADLVNADPREIVWTSGATESDNLAIKGAAHFYATKGKHLITTKIEHKAVLDTMRQLEREGFEVTYIEPRTDGLVTPEMIEAALRDDTILVSVMHVNNEIGTINDIAAIGELTRSKGILFHVDAAQSTGKVDIDLSKLKVDMMSFSAHKTYGPKGIGALYVSRKPRVRIEATMHGGGHERGMRSGTLATHQIVGMGEAFRVAKEDMVAENIRIKALSDRFFKQVEGLEELYINGSMTARVPHNLNLSFNYVEGESLIMALKDLAVSSGSACTSASLEPSYVLRALGRNDELAHSSIRFTFGRFTTEEEIDYAAQKVCEAVTKLRTLSPLWDMYKDGVDISKIEWAAH, via the coding sequence ATGAAATTGCCGATTTACCTTGATTACTCTGCGACCACCCCGGTTGATCCGCGTGTCGCGCAAAAGATGAGTGAATGCCTGCTGGTCGACGGAAACTTCGGTAACCCGGCGTCCCGTTCCCACGTGTTCGGCTGGAAAGCTGAAGAGTCCGTCGAAAACGCTCGTCGTCAGGTCGCTGACCTGGTCAACGCCGATCCGCGTGAAATCGTCTGGACCTCCGGTGCCACCGAGTCCGACAACCTGGCAATCAAGGGTGCGGCGCATTTCTATGCCACCAAAGGCAAGCACCTGATCACCACCAAGATTGAGCACAAGGCTGTCCTCGACACCATGCGCCAACTGGAGCGTGAAGGCTTTGAAGTCACCTACATCGAGCCTCGCACTGATGGCCTGGTCACTCCGGAGATGATCGAAGCCGCCCTGCGCGACGACACCATCCTGGTTTCGGTCATGCACGTGAACAACGAAATCGGCACCATCAACGACATCGCAGCCATCGGCGAACTGACCCGCTCCAAGGGCATCCTGTTCCACGTCGACGCTGCTCAGTCCACCGGCAAGGTCGATATCGACCTGTCGAAGCTGAAAGTCGACATGATGTCGTTCTCTGCCCACAAAACTTACGGCCCTAAAGGCATCGGCGCACTGTACGTGAGCCGCAAGCCGCGTGTTCGCATCGAAGCGACCATGCACGGCGGCGGTCACGAACGTGGCATGCGTTCCGGCACCCTGGCGACTCACCAGATCGTCGGCATGGGCGAAGCCTTCCGCGTAGCCAAGGAAGACATGGTTGCCGAGAACATCCGCATCAAGGCCCTGAGTGACCGCTTCTTCAAACAGGTCGAAGGCCTGGAAGAGCTGTACATCAACGGCAGCATGACCGCCCGCGTACCGCACAACCTGAACCTGAGCTTCAACTACGTTGAAGGCGAGTCGCTGATCATGGCGCTCAAGGATCTGGCGGTTTCGTCCGGTTCGGCCTGCACCTCGGCTTCCCTTGAGCCTTCGTACGTACTGCGCGCCCTGGGCCGCAACGACGAACTGGCACACAGCTCGATTCGCTTCACCTTCGGCCGTTTCACCACCGAAGAAGAAATCGACTACGCCGCGCAGAAAGTCTGCGAGGCCGTTACCAAGCTGCGCACTCTGTCGCCGCTGTGGGACATGTACAAAGACGGTGTCGACATTTCGAAAATCGAGTGGGCGGCACACTGA
- the iscU gene encoding Fe-S cluster assembly scaffold IscU, which yields MAYSEKVIDHYENPRNVGKMDAEDPDVGTGMVGAPACGDVMRLQIKVNEQGIIEDAKFKTYGCGSAIASSSLATEWMKGKTLDEAETIKNTQLAEELALPPVKIHCSVLAEDAIKAAVRDYKQKKGLI from the coding sequence ATGGCTTACAGCGAAAAGGTCATCGACCACTACGAGAACCCGCGCAACGTCGGCAAGATGGACGCGGAAGACCCAGATGTCGGCACCGGCATGGTCGGCGCTCCGGCGTGCGGCGATGTGATGCGCCTGCAAATCAAGGTCAACGAGCAAGGCATCATCGAAGACGCCAAGTTCAAGACCTACGGTTGCGGTTCGGCTATCGCCTCCAGCTCCCTGGCGACCGAGTGGATGAAAGGCAAGACTCTGGATGAAGCAGAGACCATCAAAAACACTCAGCTGGCTGAAGAACTGGCTCTGCCGCCAGTAAAAATTCACTGCTCCGTACTTGCTGAAGACGCTATCAAAGCGGCCGTTCGCGACTACAAGCAGAAGAAAGGCTTGATCTGA
- the iscA gene encoding iron-sulfur cluster assembly protein IscA, producing MAISMTEAAAQHVRRSLNGRGKGEGIRLGVRTTGCSGLAYVLEFVDEVVAEDQVFESHGEKVIIDPKSLAYLDGTELDFVKEGLNEGFKFNNPNVRGECGCGESFNI from the coding sequence ATGGCTATCAGCATGACAGAAGCGGCTGCTCAACACGTGCGACGCTCCCTCAACGGGCGCGGCAAAGGTGAAGGGATTCGTCTGGGTGTTCGCACCACAGGCTGTTCCGGCCTTGCCTACGTGCTGGAGTTTGTCGACGAGGTGGTTGCAGAGGATCAGGTGTTCGAAAGTCACGGCGAGAAAGTGATCATCGACCCGAAAAGCCTGGCCTACCTGGACGGTACCGAACTCGATTTCGTCAAGGAAGGGTTGAACGAAGGCTTCAAGTTCAACAACCCCAACGTTCGCGGTGAATGTGGCTGCGGCGAAAGCTTCAACATTTGA
- the hscB gene encoding co-chaperone HscB, producing the protein MGTPCHFALFELQPSFDLDLDQLATRYRELARGVHPDRFADASEREQRLALEQSASLNEAYQTLKNPPKRARYLLALNGGELPLEVTVHDPEFLLQQMELREELEDLQDSADLNGVAVFKRRLKFAQDELNQSFSACWNDAAQRERAERLMRRMQFLDKLTYEVRQLEERLDD; encoded by the coding sequence GTGGGTACTCCTTGTCATTTCGCTTTATTTGAGCTGCAACCGAGTTTCGATCTGGACCTCGATCAGCTGGCTACGCGCTACCGTGAGTTGGCGCGCGGCGTTCATCCAGACCGCTTCGCTGATGCTTCCGAGCGTGAGCAGCGGCTGGCGCTAGAGCAATCCGCGAGCCTCAACGAGGCCTACCAGACGCTCAAAAACCCACCCAAGCGCGCGCGTTACCTGCTCGCCTTGAATGGTGGCGAGCTGCCGCTGGAGGTCACGGTGCATGATCCGGAGTTTCTTCTGCAGCAGATGGAGTTGCGTGAAGAGCTCGAAGACCTGCAGGACAGCGCCGACCTCAATGGCGTTGCCGTCTTCAAGCGTCGCCTGAAGTTTGCCCAGGATGAACTGAACCAAAGCTTCTCGGCTTGCTGGAACGATGCTGCGCAACGTGAACGGGCCGAACGCCTGATGCGGCGCATGCAGTTTCTCGACAAGCTCACCTACGAAGTGCGCCAGTTAGAAGAGCGCCTCGACGATTAA
- the hscA gene encoding Fe-S protein assembly chaperone HscA, producing MALLQIAEPGQSPQPHQRRLAVGIDLGTTNSLVAALRSGLSEPLADADGQVILPSAVRYHADRVEVGESAKLAAATDPLNTVLSVKRLMGRGLSDVKQLGDQLPYRFVGGESHMPFIDTIQGPKSPVEVSADILKVLRQRAEATLGGELVGAVITVPAYFDDAQRQATKDAAKLAGLNVLRLLNEPTAAAVAYGLDQHAEGLVAIYDLGGGTFDISILRLTGGVFEVLATGGDSALGGDDFDHAIAGWIIESAGLSADLDPGAQRNLLQTACAAKEALTNASSVEVAYGDWKAELTREAFNALIEPMVARSLKACRRAVRDSGIELDEVHAVVMVGGSTRVPRVREAVAEAFGREPLTEIDPDQVVAIGAAIQADTLAGNKRDGDELLLLDVIPLSLGLETMGGLMEKVIPRNTTIPVARAQDFTTYKDGQSAMAIHVLQGERELISDCRSLARFELRGIPAMVAGAAKIRVTFQVDADGLLNVSARELGSGIEASIQVKPSYGLTDGEIAKMLKDSFQHASDDKVARVLREQQVDAQRLIEAVQGALDVDGERLLDAEERMVIELQMQELTELMKGTDGYAIEQQTKRLSQVTDAFAARRLDSTVKAALAGRNLNEIEE from the coding sequence ATGGCCCTACTGCAGATCGCCGAACCCGGCCAAAGTCCTCAACCGCACCAGCGTCGTCTGGCTGTGGGGATCGACTTGGGCACTACCAATTCGCTGGTCGCTGCGTTGCGCAGTGGTCTTTCCGAGCCTCTGGCTGACGCTGACGGGCAGGTCATCCTGCCGTCCGCGGTGCGCTACCACGCTGATCGCGTTGAAGTAGGCGAGTCGGCCAAGCTGGCTGCCGCCACCGACCCTTTGAACACCGTGCTGTCGGTCAAGCGCTTGATGGGTCGTGGTTTGTCCGACGTCAAGCAATTGGGCGACCAACTGCCGTACCGCTTCGTCGGCGGCGAGTCGCACATGCCTTTCATCGACACGATCCAGGGCCCGAAAAGCCCGGTCGAAGTCTCCGCCGATATCCTTAAGGTGCTGCGTCAGCGCGCCGAAGCGACGTTGGGTGGCGAACTGGTAGGTGCGGTAATCACCGTTCCGGCCTATTTCGACGATGCTCAGCGTCAAGCCACCAAGGATGCGGCCAAACTGGCTGGCCTTAACGTGCTGCGGCTGCTCAACGAGCCGACTGCCGCCGCTGTGGCTTACGGTCTGGATCAGCACGCTGAAGGCCTGGTCGCCATTTATGACCTGGGCGGCGGTACCTTCGATATTTCGATTCTGCGCCTGACCGGCGGTGTGTTTGAGGTTTTGGCTACCGGCGGCGACAGCGCGCTGGGCGGCGATGACTTCGACCATGCAATTGCCGGCTGGATCATCGAGAGCGCCGGTCTGTCTGCTGACCTCGATCCGGGTGCGCAACGCAATCTGCTGCAAACCGCTTGTGCGGCCAAGGAAGCCCTGACCAATGCCTCGTCCGTTGAAGTCGCTTATGGCGACTGGAAAGCCGAGCTGACCCGTGAAGCCTTCAATGCGCTGATCGAGCCAATGGTCGCCCGCAGCCTGAAAGCCTGTCGCCGCGCTGTGCGTGATTCCGGCATCGAGCTGGACGAAGTGCACGCGGTCGTCATGGTGGGCGGTTCGACCCGTGTGCCTCGCGTCCGCGAAGCCGTCGCAGAAGCCTTCGGTCGCGAGCCGCTGACCGAAATCGATCCGGATCAAGTGGTGGCCATCGGTGCCGCGATCCAGGCTGATACGCTGGCCGGCAACAAGCGCGATGGCGATGAACTGCTGCTGCTCGATGTGATTCCGTTGTCCCTGGGGCTGGAAACCATGGGCGGACTGATGGAGAAGGTGATTCCGCGCAACACCACCATTCCTGTCGCCCGCGCTCAGGACTTCACGACCTATAAAGATGGCCAGTCGGCCATGGCGATCCACGTATTGCAGGGCGAGCGCGAGCTGATCAGCGACTGCCGCTCCCTGGCGCGCTTCGAATTGCGCGGCATTCCGGCGATGGTGGCCGGTGCGGCGAAGATTCGCGTGACTTTCCAGGTCGATGCCGACGGTCTGCTCAATGTTTCTGCCCGCGAGCTGGGTTCGGGCATTGAGGCCAGCATCCAGGTCAAGCCGTCCTACGGTCTGACGGACGGCGAAATTGCCAAGATGCTCAAGGATTCCTTCCAGCACGCCAGCGACGACAAGGTCGCTCGTGTCTTGCGTGAACAGCAGGTCGATGCGCAGCGCCTGATCGAAGCGGTGCAGGGCGCCCTCGACGTCGATGGCGAGCGCTTGCTCGACGCCGAAGAGCGCATGGTCATCGAATTGCAGATGCAAGAACTGACCGAACTGATGAAAGGTACTGATGGTTACGCCATCGAGCAGCAGACCAAGCGTCTGTCGCAAGTGACCGACGCCTTTGCTGCTCGCCGCCTGGACTCGACGGTGAAAGCCGCGCTGGCGGGGCGCAACCTGAATGAGATTGAGGAATAA